A stretch of the Actinoalloteichus fjordicus genome encodes the following:
- a CDS encoding hemolysin family protein, translating into MNEILINILLLSLVVLLTAGTFICVAAEFALTSLERSTIDTHVAEVGDKRAKMVQHAHRTLSFQLSGAQLGITVTTVTTGFLAQPAIGDLLGPLLGGIGLSDSAATGVSVVLALVVATSLSMLFGELVPKNLAIARPLETARAVTGIYSWFTRLFRGLINLANNGANALVRKLGVEPADELRSARSPEELGSMVRSSAEQGTMDAGTASLLDRSLRFGDRTAGELMTPRVRIAALTAESTAVDLLEIAHRTGFSRFPVHGGDLDDVRGVVHVKQAFTLPPAERAATLVASLARPVPSVPDSLEGDTLLDRLRGSGLQLALVVDEYGGTAGLVSFEDVIEEIIGDVRDEHDRREISPIRPMGDQTWVASGLLRDDELAEATGLQIPEGDYDTLAGFVLDRLGRIPDVADEVRLDGWLLTVLRMDRRRIAELRVARVAESDDSGDRHAGERADVAHATAQDSERGTR; encoded by the coding sequence GTGAACGAGATTCTGATCAACATCCTGCTGTTGTCATTGGTCGTTCTACTCACCGCAGGCACCTTCATCTGCGTCGCGGCCGAGTTCGCACTCACCTCGCTGGAGCGAAGCACCATCGACACCCATGTCGCCGAGGTCGGCGACAAGCGGGCGAAGATGGTCCAACACGCACATCGGACCCTGTCCTTCCAGCTCTCGGGTGCTCAACTCGGCATCACCGTCACCACTGTCACCACGGGTTTCCTCGCACAACCCGCGATCGGTGATCTCCTCGGCCCCCTTCTCGGCGGGATCGGACTGTCCGATTCCGCCGCGACGGGAGTCTCCGTCGTCCTGGCACTGGTGGTGGCCACCTCGCTGTCCATGCTGTTCGGCGAGCTGGTGCCCAAGAACCTGGCCATCGCCAGGCCGTTGGAGACCGCTCGAGCGGTGACCGGCATCTACTCGTGGTTCACCCGCCTGTTCCGCGGGCTGATCAACCTGGCCAACAACGGTGCGAACGCACTCGTGCGCAAGCTCGGCGTCGAACCTGCCGACGAGCTGCGCTCCGCGCGCTCCCCGGAGGAACTCGGCTCCATGGTCCGATCCAGCGCGGAGCAGGGGACCATGGATGCGGGAACCGCCAGTCTGCTGGACCGCTCGCTGCGCTTCGGCGACCGGACGGCGGGCGAGCTGATGACGCCGAGGGTGCGCATCGCCGCGCTCACGGCGGAGTCGACGGCGGTCGACCTGCTGGAGATCGCCCACCGGACCGGTTTCTCCCGATTCCCGGTCCACGGAGGCGACCTCGACGACGTGCGCGGGGTGGTGCACGTCAAGCAGGCGTTCACCCTGCCGCCGGCCGAACGGGCGGCGACGCTCGTCGCCTCGCTGGCCAGGCCGGTGCCGAGCGTGCCCGACTCATTGGAGGGCGACACACTGCTCGACCGGCTGCGTGGTTCCGGGCTCCAGCTCGCGCTCGTGGTCGACGAGTACGGCGGAACCGCCGGACTGGTCAGCTTCGAGGACGTGATCGAGGAGATCATCGGCGACGTGCGTGACGAGCACGATCGCCGCGAGATCTCTCCGATCCGACCGATGGGCGATCAGACCTGGGTGGCCTCCGGCCTGCTCCGGGACGACGAGCTCGCCGAGGCGACCGGGTTGCAGATCCCGGAGGGCGACTACGACACGCTCGCGGGCTTCGTGCTCGATCGGCTCGGCCGGATTCCCGACGTCGCCGACGAGGTCCGGCTGGACGGCTGGCTGCTCACCGTCCTGCGGATGGACCGCAGGCGGATCGCCGAGCTTCGCGTCGCCAGAGTCGCCGAGTCCGACGACTCCGGCGACCGCCACGCAGGCGAGCGGGCCGACGTCGCCCACGCCACAGCGCAAGACAGTGAGAGGGGTACCCGATGA
- a CDS encoding peptide MFS transporter, whose protein sequence is MTENKRAEPAERGFFGHPRGLATLFFTEMWERFSFYGMRAILAFYLYRSVTEGGLGVDQATALALVAAYGSAVYMASVVGAWVADRLLGTQRSVLYGGILIMIGHLVLALVPGLAGVGSGLSLIIVGTGLLKSNVSAIVGTLYGPADERRDAGFSIFYMGINLGSFLAPLLTSLAAERVDFHLGFGLAAAGMALGLLQYVLGRRHLGEEGRRPSNPLTAVDRRRLVARVGPPLAVAVVVVLFILFTGRFTMTGLVAVLSLLSVLLPIVYFTVILCSRITPVERDRVLAFIPLFLTSVVFWMLFEQQATVIAAFADSRVNLSLGGFDIPPGWFQSVNPVAIILLAPVFATVWTRLGDRQPGTPRKFAGGVFFVGLSFLVMMVASTTGDGAEVAPLWPAVALVVMTCGELMLSPVGLSVSTKLAPAAFSAQMVGLFFLSLAAGSGIGAQIVGLYSPDTELLYFGVLGGLAVLLGVLLAVSTPIIRRRMHGVR, encoded by the coding sequence GTGACGGAGAACAAGCGGGCCGAGCCCGCCGAGCGGGGTTTCTTCGGTCATCCGCGCGGGCTGGCGACGCTGTTCTTCACTGAGATGTGGGAGCGATTCTCATTTTATGGGATGAGAGCGATTCTGGCGTTCTACCTCTATCGCTCGGTGACCGAGGGCGGCCTCGGCGTGGACCAGGCCACCGCGCTGGCGCTGGTGGCGGCCTACGGCTCCGCCGTCTACATGGCAAGCGTCGTCGGCGCCTGGGTGGCGGATCGCCTCCTGGGCACTCAGCGATCGGTGCTCTACGGCGGCATCCTGATCATGATCGGCCACCTCGTGCTTGCGCTGGTCCCCGGGCTCGCGGGCGTCGGATCGGGGCTCAGCCTGATCATCGTCGGGACGGGCCTGCTGAAGTCGAACGTCTCCGCGATCGTCGGGACCCTCTACGGCCCGGCCGACGAGCGACGTGACGCAGGCTTCTCGATCTTCTACATGGGCATCAACCTGGGCAGCTTCCTCGCCCCGCTGCTCACCTCGTTGGCTGCGGAGCGGGTCGACTTCCACCTCGGCTTCGGGCTCGCGGCGGCGGGCATGGCGCTCGGGCTCCTGCAGTACGTGCTGGGCAGGCGGCATCTCGGCGAGGAGGGGCGGCGACCGAGCAACCCGCTCACGGCGGTCGATCGACGCAGGCTCGTCGCCAGGGTCGGCCCGCCCCTCGCGGTCGCGGTCGTCGTCGTGCTGTTCATCCTGTTCACCGGCCGCTTCACCATGACGGGGCTCGTCGCCGTGCTGAGCCTGCTCTCGGTGCTGCTGCCGATCGTCTACTTCACGGTGATCCTGTGCAGCCGCATCACCCCGGTCGAACGGGATCGAGTGCTCGCCTTCATCCCGCTCTTCCTCACCAGCGTCGTCTTCTGGATGCTCTTCGAGCAGCAGGCCACCGTGATCGCCGCCTTCGCCGACAGCAGGGTGAACCTCTCCCTCGGCGGGTTCGACATCCCGCCGGGCTGGTTCCAGTCGGTGAATCCGGTGGCGATCATCCTGCTCGCCCCGGTGTTCGCCACGGTGTGGACGCGGCTGGGCGATCGCCAGCCCGGCACCCCGCGCAAGTTCGCGGGCGGAGTCTTCTTCGTCGGACTGTCGTTCCTGGTGATGATGGTGGCGAGCACCACGGGGGACGGCGCCGAGGTCGCGCCGCTCTGGCCCGCCGTGGCGCTGGTCGTGATGACCTGCGGAGAGCTGATGCTCTCTCCGGTGGGGCTGTCGGTCAGCACCAAGCTCGCGCCTGCCGCCTTCTCTGCGCAGATGGTCGGCCTGTTCTTCCTCTCGCTCGCCGCGGGCTCCGGCATCGGAGCCCAGATCGTCGGTCTCTACTCGCCGGACACCGAACTGCTGTACTTCGGCGTCCTCGGCGGACTGGCCGTGCTGCTCGGGGTCCTGCTCGCCGTCAGCACCCCGATCATCCGCAGGCGGATGCACGGCGTCCGGTGA